One part of the Rhodococcus oxybenzonivorans genome encodes these proteins:
- a CDS encoding YoaK family protein has protein sequence MEVPKTSTTLRFALLLTAAGGFLDAYTYISRGGVFANAQTGNVILMAIDLSERHFHAARAHLWPILAFIVGVAFAHLLKGELAHSVFDHPIRIAMVAQIVVLVAVAFIPAKVPNAAVTVPISFVAAMQFGLFRTIGSLSYIAVATTGNLMRFTESAYAGYIEKVPESRQHTRVYAAIVGSFAGGAVLGAFATRYFGGAAAWIPAALLCGALVLFYIDDRRRRRL, from the coding sequence GTGGAAGTGCCGAAGACATCCACGACGCTGCGGTTCGCTCTGCTGCTCACCGCCGCCGGCGGCTTCCTCGACGCCTACACCTACATCAGCCGCGGCGGAGTTTTCGCGAACGCCCAGACCGGCAACGTCATCCTCATGGCCATCGACCTGTCGGAGAGGCACTTCCACGCCGCACGGGCACACCTGTGGCCGATCCTCGCGTTCATCGTCGGTGTCGCATTCGCCCACCTACTCAAAGGCGAACTCGCCCACAGCGTCTTCGACCACCCCATCCGGATTGCCATGGTCGCGCAAATCGTCGTCCTCGTCGCGGTCGCGTTCATTCCCGCGAAGGTCCCCAACGCGGCGGTGACCGTACCCATCTCCTTCGTGGCGGCCATGCAGTTCGGTCTGTTCCGCACCATCGGTTCGCTGTCGTACATCGCTGTCGCCACCACGGGCAACCTCATGCGCTTCACCGAGTCGGCGTACGCCGGATACATCGAGAAGGTCCCCGAATCGCGCCAGCACACACGGGTGTACGCCGCCATCGTCGGCAGCTTCGCCGGTGGAGCCGTCCTCGGGGCGTTCGCCACCCGCTACTTCGGCGGAGCCGCCGCCTGGATCCCAGCCGCCCTTCTGTGCGGGGCACTCGTGCTGTTCTACATCGACGACCGTCGACGCCGCCGACTGTGA
- a CDS encoding UBP-type zinc finger domain-containing protein → MGEVEGIDTSVAPSGTGCVECDAAGGWWVHLRRCALCGHVGCCDSSPAQHASRHAADTGHPVVQSFEPGESWFWNYATDQAFQGPELAAPQHHPLEQTIPGPADRVPQDWQKHIH, encoded by the coding sequence ATGGGTGAAGTGGAAGGCATCGACACGAGCGTCGCACCGAGCGGTACCGGTTGCGTCGAATGCGACGCCGCCGGTGGGTGGTGGGTGCACCTGCGGCGCTGCGCACTGTGCGGACACGTGGGATGCTGCGACTCCTCCCCGGCGCAGCACGCCAGCCGGCACGCCGCCGACACCGGCCACCCGGTGGTGCAAAGCTTCGAGCCCGGCGAATCGTGGTTCTGGAACTACGCCACCGATCAAGCGTTCCAGGGCCCGGAACTGGCTGCACCGCAGCATCATCCGCTCGAGCAGACCATTCCGGGCCCCGCCGACCGCGTGCCGCAGGACTGGCAGAAACACATCCACTGA
- a CDS encoding type VII secretion target, translating into MGEWQTVNVDVVELRVVAGQMEGVFTEANTALAAIDGVIARSSAAWAATSRAAFPQFCAYLDTRREALFGDLARIADNLAGTAARYDGQDRAITDAVSRLLP; encoded by the coding sequence GTGGGGGAGTGGCAAACTGTGAACGTCGATGTCGTGGAACTGCGTGTCGTAGCAGGGCAGATGGAGGGGGTGTTCACGGAGGCGAATACGGCGCTCGCGGCCATCGACGGGGTGATCGCCCGATCATCTGCGGCGTGGGCTGCCACGTCGCGGGCGGCTTTCCCGCAGTTCTGCGCTTATCTCGATACGCGGCGAGAGGCGCTTTTCGGCGACCTCGCCAGAATTGCCGACAACCTCGCCGGTACAGCCGCTCGCTATGACGGGCAGGACAGGGCCATTACCGACGCAGTGTCGCGCCTCCTCCCCTGA
- a CDS encoding dihydrofolate reductase family protein, with protein MRVVIMDFISLDGVVQAPGGPEEDTDGGFAHGGWSHPFFDPEAMGTAFDDALSGAKALLFGRRTWQTMAAAWPERAGDPFADQMNAIPKYVVSSTLGDDELNWENTTRIPGGEAVAEIRKLRESGDGSLLVMGSATLARTLLSEGLFDELRLMIEPVILGGGKSIFPENGGLRTLELVSSVTSNTGVHVCTYRPVE; from the coding sequence GTGCGCGTTGTGATCATGGACTTCATCAGTTTGGACGGTGTCGTGCAGGCGCCCGGCGGCCCGGAGGAGGACACCGACGGTGGTTTCGCCCACGGCGGCTGGTCGCATCCGTTCTTCGATCCGGAGGCGATGGGCACCGCTTTCGACGACGCGTTGAGCGGGGCAAAGGCGTTGCTGTTCGGGCGGCGCACGTGGCAGACGATGGCCGCGGCGTGGCCGGAGCGAGCAGGCGACCCGTTCGCCGACCAGATGAACGCCATCCCGAAGTATGTGGTGTCCTCGACACTCGGCGACGACGAACTGAACTGGGAGAACACCACCCGCATTCCCGGTGGCGAGGCTGTCGCAGAAATCCGGAAGCTGCGGGAGAGCGGTGACGGCTCGCTGCTGGTGATGGGAAGCGCCACACTGGCGCGGACCCTCCTGAGCGAGGGCCTGTTCGACGAACTACGGCTCATGATCGAGCCGGTGATCCTCGGCGGCGGCAAGTCGATCTTCCCCGAGAACGGCGGGCTCCGGACTCTCGAGCTGGTCTCCTCGGTCACGAGCAATACGGGCGTACACGTGTGCACCTACCGGCCTGTGGAGTAG
- a CDS encoding alpha/beta hydrolase: protein MIREWDTVALEQLEQALSARITAIDDVRRRITELGDLRGWEGEAAQAARRAFQVVVQDLADESAVIGAVRRVTADTFDAVLHVQLEVAALMTTADDNAFVVSDAGAVTDAPNSSERRQHEFAVRDALESSARALILEAEDIDADAAHVLTHAMSSGFGDRGAGDFEAADQQGRLPAPAPPQNASPLENRKYWDAMPESQRREILERHPEWVGSSDGLPSAARHQANLNQFDDERVRLTAERDRLQSIIDDAPFGGAFTNADAALWYTEQKMKDLRTLEQVVAKNPDGRLMLLDLKSGERGMAAFAVGDPDTAEHISVTAPGLNTTIVDSFEGMVGEARSLGDTSVEQLRLQGRGDETVATIAWLGYEPPQTMGPGTFDTVRGVLDVTQSDRAAAGAVKLAAFYEGVNVASRQSDPHLTALGHSYGSYTTGLALQDPSPGQPVDDAVFYGSPGVNADDESDLGLRDGHGYVMEAADDRFVTEVGKTHRFGPDPGTVSFEQLSVDEGMSPDGIFRDGALGHSGYPHRGTMSEYNMSAIVAGLPERVVR, encoded by the coding sequence ATGATTCGTGAGTGGGACACCGTCGCGCTCGAACAGTTGGAACAGGCTCTGTCGGCACGCATCACCGCCATCGACGACGTGCGGCGGCGGATTACCGAACTCGGTGATCTGCGCGGTTGGGAGGGCGAAGCCGCGCAGGCAGCACGACGTGCTTTTCAGGTGGTAGTGCAGGACCTCGCCGACGAGAGTGCGGTGATCGGCGCGGTCCGGCGGGTCACGGCGGACACGTTCGACGCTGTTCTGCACGTCCAACTCGAGGTCGCCGCGCTGATGACTACGGCGGACGACAATGCGTTCGTTGTGTCCGATGCCGGTGCGGTCACCGATGCGCCGAATTCTTCCGAACGGCGGCAGCACGAGTTCGCGGTCCGGGATGCCCTCGAGTCGAGTGCGCGAGCGCTGATCCTCGAGGCCGAGGACATCGACGCCGACGCAGCCCACGTGCTCACACACGCGATGAGCAGTGGCTTCGGAGATCGGGGCGCCGGAGACTTCGAAGCAGCCGATCAGCAGGGCAGACTGCCTGCCCCGGCGCCACCGCAGAACGCCTCCCCGCTGGAGAACCGGAAGTATTGGGACGCAATGCCGGAGTCGCAACGCAGGGAAATACTCGAGCGCCATCCCGAGTGGGTCGGAAGCAGTGACGGCCTCCCCTCTGCGGCGCGGCATCAGGCGAACCTCAACCAGTTCGACGACGAGCGGGTCCGGCTGACAGCCGAACGCGACCGGCTGCAGTCGATTATCGACGACGCTCCGTTCGGCGGTGCATTCACCAATGCTGATGCGGCGCTGTGGTACACCGAACAAAAGATGAAAGATCTGCGCACACTCGAGCAGGTCGTCGCGAAGAATCCGGACGGCCGGCTGATGCTGCTCGACCTGAAATCTGGAGAGCGAGGCATGGCGGCCTTCGCGGTGGGTGACCCCGATACCGCCGAGCACATCTCGGTGACGGCGCCCGGACTGAACACCACCATCGTCGACTCGTTCGAGGGAATGGTCGGCGAGGCACGTTCGTTGGGAGACACCAGCGTCGAGCAGTTGCGTCTTCAGGGCCGGGGAGACGAGACGGTCGCGACGATCGCGTGGTTGGGATACGAGCCGCCGCAGACAATGGGACCGGGGACTTTCGACACGGTTCGAGGCGTGCTGGACGTGACACAGAGCGACCGGGCCGCTGCCGGAGCGGTCAAGCTCGCCGCCTTCTACGAAGGGGTGAATGTTGCGTCTCGGCAATCGGATCCGCATCTCACCGCATTGGGACATTCGTATGGTTCCTACACGACTGGCCTGGCACTCCAGGATCCCAGCCCCGGCCAGCCGGTCGATGACGCAGTGTTCTACGGATCTCCTGGCGTCAACGCCGACGACGAGTCCGACCTCGGGTTGCGCGACGGGCACGGATACGTGATGGAAGCCGCCGACGACCGATTCGTCACCGAGGTAGGCAAGACACACAGGTTCGGCCCCGATCCGGGCACAGTGAGTTTCGAACAACTCTCGGTCGACGAGGGCATGAGCCCGGACGGGATTTTTCGCGACGGCGCACTGGGGCACAGCGGGTATCCGCACCGGGGAACCATGTCGGAGTACAACATGTCGGCAATCGTGGCCGGGCTGCCAGAGAGGGTGGTTCGGTGA
- a CDS encoding SDR family NAD(P)-dependent oxidoreductase: MEIQGTAALVTGAASGLGAATAKRLVDAGATVFGLDLQQSIERAGDTVPEGVTLLATDVTSGDEVQAAVAKIVESGLPLRIVVNCAGVGWAGRILSKKGPHDLELFRTVITVNLLGTFNVMRLAADAISKTDTVDESGQRGVIINTASVAAFEGQIGQIAYSASKGGVHGMTVPAARDLAQFGIRVNTIAPGIIDTPMLAGVTDEYRKGLEAGVPFPSRLGQPAEYAQLAQMIVEHDYLNGETIRMDGALRMAPR; this comes from the coding sequence GTGGAAATTCAGGGAACCGCCGCATTGGTCACGGGAGCAGCGTCGGGCCTCGGTGCCGCCACCGCCAAGCGTCTCGTCGACGCCGGAGCCACCGTCTTCGGACTGGACCTGCAGCAGTCCATCGAGCGCGCCGGCGACACCGTCCCGGAAGGCGTGACCCTCCTCGCCACCGACGTCACCAGCGGCGACGAGGTCCAGGCCGCAGTCGCGAAGATCGTCGAATCGGGGCTGCCGCTGCGCATCGTGGTCAACTGTGCCGGTGTCGGATGGGCCGGGCGCATCCTGTCGAAGAAGGGCCCCCACGACCTCGAACTGTTCCGCACGGTCATCACCGTCAACCTGCTCGGCACGTTCAACGTCATGCGACTGGCCGCCGACGCCATCTCCAAGACCGACACCGTCGACGAGTCCGGGCAGCGCGGCGTCATCATCAACACCGCGTCCGTCGCCGCGTTCGAAGGCCAGATCGGCCAGATTGCCTACTCCGCTTCCAAGGGTGGCGTGCACGGCATGACCGTCCCCGCCGCCCGCGACCTCGCCCAGTTCGGCATCCGCGTCAACACCATCGCCCCCGGCATCATCGACACCCCGATGCTCGCCGGCGTCACCGACGAGTATCGCAAGGGACTCGAGGCCGGGGTCCCGTTCCCCTCCCGCCTCGGCCAGCCCGCCGAATACGCGCAGCTCGCTCAGATGATTGTCGAACACGACTACCTCAACGGTGAGACCATTCGTATGGATGGCGCGCTGCGCATGGCCCCGCGGTAG
- a CDS encoding class I SAM-dependent methyltransferase: MGFYIDRIVPRLVDISCGLKFTEPTRRRVCAGLHGRVVEIGFGSGLNVPFYPPDLDSVSAVEPADLGWKLAAKRLSVSPVTVDRAGVDGQSLPFLDNSFDSALSTWTMCTIPDIDAALREVRRVLRPGGTLHFVEHGLAPDAGVQKWQHRLEPIQKTVAGGCHLTRDIPALLTDAGFDIRELDVFYEKSTPKVVGAYSLGYAAAPPARL; this comes from the coding sequence ATGGGTTTCTACATTGATCGGATCGTTCCGCGGCTCGTCGACATCAGCTGTGGATTGAAATTCACGGAGCCGACGCGCCGACGGGTCTGCGCCGGACTGCACGGGCGCGTTGTGGAGATCGGCTTCGGCTCCGGCCTCAACGTCCCGTTCTATCCACCGGATCTCGATTCCGTGAGCGCCGTCGAACCAGCCGATCTCGGCTGGAAGCTGGCCGCGAAAAGGCTGAGCGTGTCCCCGGTAACTGTGGACCGCGCCGGTGTGGACGGTCAGTCGCTCCCGTTCCTGGACAACAGCTTCGACAGTGCATTGTCCACCTGGACGATGTGCACCATTCCCGATATCGACGCCGCACTGCGTGAGGTGCGCCGAGTGCTGAGGCCGGGCGGAACCCTGCATTTCGTCGAGCACGGCCTCGCCCCTGACGCCGGGGTCCAGAAATGGCAGCACCGGCTGGAGCCCATCCAGAAGACCGTGGCCGGTGGTTGCCACCTCACCCGCGACATCCCTGCCCTGCTCACCGACGCCGGTTTCGACATTCGGGAACTCGACGTCTTCTACGAAAAATCCACTCCCAAGGTGGTCGGCGCCTACTCCCTCGGGTACGCGGCCGCACCGCCCGCTAGGCTCTAG
- a CDS encoding LppA family lipoprotein — translation MTDNPYNGTAADIAAAEGRMRQWSPLEDAEATVASVAHQIADAAATIVPTLRWVSAGDRTQGSCSVPFASTAGMSVFLPDMYSTSPIPDAEWPAVLRAARDIATAHGFAHIEVRADRPGDHNVRLHSGDGNEIRLGTARAALVSGRTGCRYLRADFGNSTE, via the coding sequence ATGACAGACAACCCGTACAACGGCACTGCCGCCGACATTGCGGCCGCCGAGGGGCGGATGCGCCAGTGGTCTCCGCTAGAGGACGCGGAAGCGACGGTCGCGAGCGTGGCGCACCAGATCGCTGACGCCGCCGCAACCATCGTGCCCACGCTTCGCTGGGTATCGGCGGGCGACCGGACTCAGGGAAGCTGCTCAGTGCCGTTTGCGAGTACCGCCGGGATGTCGGTCTTTCTTCCCGACATGTATTCGACGAGTCCCATCCCCGACGCCGAGTGGCCCGCAGTGCTCCGGGCGGCTCGAGACATTGCGACGGCACACGGATTCGCGCACATCGAGGTACGGGCAGATCGACCGGGAGACCACAACGTGCGACTCCACAGCGGTGACGGCAACGAGATTCGTCTCGGCACAGCGCGAGCCGCACTGGTCAGCGGTCGAACAGGGTGCCGCTACCTGCGAGCGGACTTCGGGAATTCCACGGAGTAG